The Phyllopteryx taeniolatus isolate TA_2022b chromosome 19, UOR_Ptae_1.2, whole genome shotgun sequence genome includes the window atgattagaATCTCTGCTTGCTTTTATTATCACTACATAAATAAAGCAATGGTGGTTTGAATCCTGACTCCAACAGTCCAGTGTCCAAGTGTCCTTTGACAAGACACTGCAAGTCAGCATTATAAATGAGAAACTGTGGTTGAAGGGTGCCTGGGGGATATTGTGTTGCATCGATTAATCAATAATTTTACTCAACCTTAAGCactgcaggggtcaccaacgtgATGCCCGCGGAAACCTGGTCACCCCAGTGGATGTTAATCAggtattttttaattatgtgaCAGCAATGAGATAATGGACTGTATGCACACAGCACTACTGCATTTTGGGTAAGGAGGTGTGCTAACTTGCCGTTGCCAGGCAAATGCATTGTTCCACGATGGGAAACGTGTTGAAACTCAAAACCGAGTTGACGCTGAACATAGTGCCAAACCGCAGTGTTGGCTGGAGGAGCtatcccttcttttttttaaaaaagtaaaacattttgatgaaaTTTCAACCTTGAAAAGTAACAACATCGAACTACTGAATGTACCTTTTACACAACCCCACCTTATCACACATTTAAAGAATGAGGTTTCGTCAGATGCCGTCCCAGTAGCAAACATACAGACAGCGGAAATGTACGTCTCCTACCCTTGGTCCATTAATAGCGCACCTAAGTAGTGTTCAAAAACTATTTGTCACTTGACTGATGAGGCAACTAAGTAGTTCACTATATTTAATAATCCGTGATTATGATCATGTAgtaaagaatgaatgaatgattctgAACATAGCCAGTTGTTCTGGTCACTTCCTCTGAAATAAATACGAATGAGTCAATTAACAAGGTAAATTAGACCCTTATAACTATATAATCTTATATAAATGTTAAtaggttattttatttatcaaaacgtGCTATTTATGGTGCGCTAAAGTCTTCTGTGTGGTTGGGTTGCTTTCCTAATTTCGGTCCTCGTGAAGACCCGTACTTCAGCTTCACGCATGCGCATTGTTTTCTGCGTCGGTCTGCCAGCAGTCAGTAAACATGGCCGTCGTTGGTTTCCGACGGTGGGCCCAGGTTTTTTCAAAGGGAAGAGGCTCCGGCATTTCAGCTCTTCTTTCCGGCTCCAGGGCAGGTGAGTTTAGCTGTTGCATTTAATCGTCTGTATTTGATGAATGCATTCAAGTAGACGCCTTTTGTCCTCTGTTTGGAGACTCAAATTGAAGTAACCTTGACATGCTAACTTTAATTAGCTACTTGGTTAGCGTCCTCTGAAGATGAAGTATGACAGTTGCTAATCGCGTCAGTGTGTCTTAATTCATTTGCTTTCAtgtatgtatattgtattttatttttatttcttcagcATCTGGCGCTTTGAAGGGCGATCTACCTGGCGCGTACCCCAATACTCCAGAGCAGAAAGCTGCTGCTGCAAAGAAGTACAATTTGAGAGTTGAGGACTATGAGCCTTATCCAGACAAAGGAGAGGGGTACGGTTTGATTACTGTAATAATCATTTTAGTTTGATTGATTTAAACTTCCCGCGACCATAGCAAGGATACGCGGTACGgaacatggatggataatttaaacATATCGCTCCTGCCAAGTCTTAACTTGTAagttatggggggggggggtttaaactgtgtttttgtttttaagcgaTTGTTTCTGGGTTGTTACAGTcgacttactgtaatgcccccgcatgtgggaaaggagagccacagtcaccgatgcacttcacagccgtttattgaatgccAGGAAAAGAGTAAAACGAGCTGAGACACTTGCAAGCAGACTCGCTGGCATCACATACACGTAGCTACTACAACACGTACAGTGTTTTCTCCAACAGTTAATGCTTGCAattgtttttggtgtgtttcAATAAGTTGacgtgtttaaagcatgtgagaAGGTATACaactatataaaaatatatatatatatggattgTGTATCGTGTATTTTACCTAATTGTGGGTTCGTGTCTGGAACCCATCCCCACATTTAATGATGCGTCAGTGTATTGTTATTACTACTTGACTGGAAGTACACTTAAAGTACACTTGATTTTGTTATCGATCTAAATTGGCTGCTCTTTGGTGTTTGTGCTTTTTGCAGCTATGGCGATTATCCTAAACTCCCAGACCGATCtcagcatgagagggacccctgGTATCAATGGGACCACCCTGACCTGAGGAGAAACTGGGGAGAGCCGGTAAAAAGAATAGATAAAGATTGACATTTTGTTCCTCCACATGGAAGTTGTGTACAATCTcgtattttctgtattttttcttttcctcagcTACACTGGGATTTTGACATGTTCATCAGGAACCGTGTGGATACATCACCCACCCCATTGTCCTGGAACTCCATGTGCAAACAGCTTTTTGGTTTCATCGGGTTCATGTTGTTTATGTTCTACCTCGGGGAGAAATTCCCATCTTACCAGCCTGTTGTAAGTAAAGACCACAGGATTTATGgacaataaatcaaatgtttaCTTTGTCAGGACCATATAAGTGAAGTTATAAATGAGTACAAGGCCAGAGAAAGACATTATGGCCAATTTAATAATGTTGTAATATTGTGACAGAAAATAAGTAATATGAGAAAAGTCATTATTTTATGAGATTTAAATTCCAATTTTATGACAGGATTATcagggaaaacattttaattttagtttaaattttatgagaaaataaaatgaccacaaaaaatattgtgaatttATGAAAATAGTTTTCACAAGAATACGATGTATTGTAATTGTATCAGAAGAAACCGCAAACttttgaaaaagtcacaattttgaTGAAAATTAAGTTTTAATTTTGCtagaaaatattgtaaatttATCAAATTTAGTCACAATTTTTTATTAAGATGTATTTTAGGAACAGAAACGTGTtattacagctttattctcTTAGGGTTAcagctttttttgggggtacgactttattcttttactttttttcctccatacaTTTGACATCAATGTTTCatgacattttattaaatacatcattagcctaatagcatagttacttaatcattttaatttacaggtacatctcaatataTTAGACTACTAAGGAAGAGTTCTTTGTATTTCAGCATTACAATACCAAAAGTAAAACTCATATATTATACAGATTGATCcaacacaagaaaatacttttcagaaggccattTCCAACCTAATTTCCATCTTAAAatctttttgtctgttttgtatGTAACATTCTAATTTGTTGGAGATGGTAAAATGTGGGTTTTTGTTAGCTGTTTAGCTAAAATCATCTCTGTGTAGTGaatataaatatgttttaaatatcTACATAACTATAACTACAGAAATACATAAAGTTttctaattctaatttattcatatgcACCTGCACTGTCACAATGTAAAATAGCAAtttgcttgatttaaaaaaaaaaaaaagataaaaaaaaaattgtagtttCTTAATCAGCCAGGTCATGGTAAACTGTAAATCTTAAATCAAGGcaattggactttttttctttgttgaatttgttgttctTTCTTGTCGTcgtccccgcccccccccccccccccccccccccccccaaaagaaaaaacaaacaacaaaaacacttgtGCAactgctattaggctaacaatataACTTTATGGAATTTTCAAGTATGTGTGTCACtccttaaaactttttttttaattacacgtaattttttttccccattccaGGCACCCAAACAGTATCCCTACAACAACCTGTACTTGGAGAAGGGGGGAGATCCTGAAAAACAGACTGAGGAAGTCAAGAATTACGAAATCTAAACGCTAATGTCCCATTCTACGTGTATATACATttctgtcaaaaataaaaacttctaCCTACATTCAGATAGTCATGTTGTTAATTATACTAGAAGAGCTGTGTCTAAGCCACAGCGTGGGGGGCATTGGAGCCTGCCGTTCATTTTTGTAGTTGCTCGCGGCATGTAGTACATGGCTCGTCTCGTTTGCTTGCATTGTTCTACATTCTAAAATTGGTGGTAAGGCAAGAGAAGAATTTTGTTGTAACTCCTCAcgtcctttttttccacaattcacACATCATTTGGTAAGACGCGTTTTGGAACCGAAATGATTTGTTCCACTTTTTGCTATTTGTCAAGGTCAGCTTTGTCCAGAATGCACTTGTTTGGGATCCGAAAGGTCCTAGTTTGAATGGCGACCTGTCCATCACACAAACCAGAAAAAGCCACTTCTTGTGGGACGCAGGGCCCCCAACATTATGAAAGTCTTTACTTTTTGTTTATCAGCTTTGttgtaaaatataatatttgtaaACGTTATTGAATTGCTTCGCATATATTTACTTACAATGatggattgtttttagcatggtaaataaaagtaaataatgtCACAGTGGCCCTTGTAGCCTTCGTTTTAAGTATGGAGACCCCTATACTAAGAAGATTAAGGTATTCATGTAATGCAGAACTATAAACACATTTAGTCAGGGGGGGTTACCGCAGATTGCAAAGTGATCCACTTCGGCCACCGTAGCTGAGTGGCAACACGGCAACTCGGGTTGGACTCCGGCGGCGGCTAAACTATTAGCACGGCTGTGGCTAACGTCAGCTTAGTGGTTGTGGGCAGCCCGGCCGGGATATAGGCTGTTGTAAGTGACAGTCACATAAATTATGAATGTCTTTTGTTTGCTGTGTTGAAAGTTTTAGGGGCAGACGTAGTTTATTCTTTATGCGAAATGGAGCAACAAGGGTGTTGGCTGCTTAGCTTCCCTTGTCATTAACCGCATAGTCGGCTCAGGTTTAGCGTGGAATTGCGCATGCGGCGGCGACCACAGCTCGTAGCAAAAGTATCCACTACAATGTTTAATGTATTGAACATTTCCTCTTGTAATTGTGAAAGTGTTTGTCGCTTACTCCAGAAAATGACGGAAATGATCAGCGACAAGCAAATGCTAACCGCTAGCTTGGATTTACTTCGATTTGACCCAAGCCAGTGTTTTATGACCTGCATTTTTATGACCGGCGATGAGACTGCATTTTCTATTCAGTGACAGAAATACACACACTAACACGACTTCTGTCTTGCTTGACATCTTTTGTGGCTATTAAAACGACTCGCCAGTTAGTCCGCATTTAAAAGGATTTAGGCTTAGCTGTCAAGAGTGGGTGTGCGTCTGCTTAATCGTTAATTGTGGGAAACTGGCAAAATTCAACATGTGTTCAGATTAATGCAGTTATCCCGTAATAGCAATTAATAACCATACAAGTAAcgccttttgtttttgatgaacactttaaGAAATCAAGACtcgatttgtttttatattgtatgAACTGTTTGTGATTTTGTATGTTGAACATATGGAGCACTTTGTAAGTCCTCTCTGTGATAAGTGccacataaataaaatgtacttattttagACCTAGaccgaaatgtttttttcagggcTGATACTGATATAGTGGGGCCGATAAGCTTCTTTTAGACAATAGacatcattgtttttaaattctaaCAAAAATTGCAGGGAGTTCCCAGGCTCAGCACCACGTCTTATAAAGTTAAATGGATACTTAAATAAGTAGCTCCCCAAAGTTTTCCAAATTTCAATATAACTGAAATGTTtacttatctttgttttaagttcaaacaaaaagtgcactGAGTTCCCAGGTTCAGCAGCATCTTTAATAAAGTTGACTGTAAATTTGAATAAACAGTTCCCTGAAATTTGcccagttttaaattgatttctTATCAGCCgtcgtatataaaaaaaaattaaaaaaaatgtagctgTCGGTATGTGTCAAAATGCTGAATGTCAGCACCCATAATCGTCTTGGCTGATAATCGGTCTATTCAAAGATAGAGGAAGATGAGGCTGAAGGAGATCCAGAGGACTGCCCAGCAGGCATGGAGTCCGGCCGGACACCATCCCATCTGCCTGGCGTTAGGTACAAAAACAGTCTTCAAGAATAAGCGACTGCAATCTCTCCGCTACgattgtttgcttttgttgaCTGCCCATGTTGTGATTTCTCAACAGGCACGTCGGCGCAGCAGCTCGATGCCTCGTTCAACACCACGGCGGCCCTGGAGATATTTGAACTGGATTTTGCCGACCCCTCTCTGGAGATGAAGCTCAAGGGGTCTCTGTGCACCACCAACAGGTAAACTGGAATGATGGTACATGATAATTTTGGGAGAAATATACCTCAAAAGTCAAGTGCTTTACTTTATGACTCGCCACAGGTTGCACAGTCTAGTGTGGGTAAATTTTGGGATGGGCGAGGACGTTACAGGAGGGAGGCTGGTAGCCGGCAGTGAGAATGGCGCATTAACGGTTTACAACCCAGAGGCCATCGTTAACACCGATGCTGAGGCCGTGGTGGGGCAGTGCGACAAGCACACGGGGCCTGTGCGAGCGCTTGACTTCAACCCTTTCCAGGTGGGTTTTCCTACAAAATACAGCAACGcatatctgtaaaaaaaaaaaatgtacatgatGTGAATAATGTTCCACTTGTTTTCACTCAGAGCAATCTCCTTGCATCTGGGGCGAATGATTCTGAGATTTATATTTGGGATTTGAACAACTTCAGCAGTCCGATGACACCAGGAGCAAAAGCACAGGTGAAAACCTTAAgagtatttaaataattttaagcttgttaaaagtaaaataatatttgatttttttatttattttttttttttttttcatgttttcaaatgaatgttTCCCTTTTTTATCATATCATAAACCTCAGCTTTAGTGATTCCACCTGTTGGAGCAGAGGCCAATATTTGaggatatttaatattttagcatCACATTCTACTAAATATGCACTTTGCTAACAGGTAGCCTGGCACGTGTAACCTCTTCTTCACTTTCCAGCCTGCCGAGGACATCAGTGTGGTGTCGTGGAACCGGCAGGTGCAGCACATCCTGGCCTCGGCCAACCCGAGCGGCAAAGCCGTCGTGTGGGACCTGAGGAAGAACGAGCCTATCATCAAGATCAGCGACCACAGCAACCGGGTTTGTGGCCCCCTCGGATTTGAAGGCTCAGAGCAGCTTGCGGTAAAGGTACAGATGGTTTGGAAGTTTGTCTCGTGTGTCTAGATGCACTGTTCTGGGATGGTGTGGCACCCCGAGGTCGCCACTCAACTGGTGCTGGCCTCCGAGGACGACCGACTACCCGTCATACAGATGTGGGACCTCCGTTTTGCCACGTCTCCTCTTAAAGTGCTTGAGAATCACACACGGTGAAGCTAAAACTGTTTATCTTTTAAATCTTCTTTCTCAAAAGACTGACtgtgtcattgtttttgttttcctaaaGGGGTATTCTGTCTATCTCCTGGAGCCAGGCTGACTCTGAGCTCCTATTGAGCAGTGCTAAGGACAACCGCATCCTCTGCTGGAATCCAAACACTGGAGAGGTACGTAAAATTAAATGAACCTGCCTTGTTaattaagacacacacacacaacaaatgctTCTTTGTCATTTTTAGGTCATCTATGAGCTCCCCACGACGAACCAGTGGTGTTTCGACATTCAGTGGTGTCCCAGGAATCCCGCTCTGCTCTCTGCCGCCTCGTTTGACGGCAGAATTACCGTTTACTCCGTGATGGGCGGGAGCTTGAAGGCTCAGCAGCAAAGTACCGCTGATAAGGTAAGAGTCTCCATTTTAGAATGTGTGGCCTACTATTGTTTTTATCCACACGGGGGTGCATAAACTTAAGGGATCATCATCCagaaggggacat containing:
- the ndufb8 gene encoding NADH dehydrogenase [ubiquinone] 1 beta subcomplex subunit 8, mitochondrial, encoding MAVVGFRRWAQVFSKGRGSGISALLSGSRAASGALKGDLPGAYPNTPEQKAAAAKKYNLRVEDYEPYPDKGEGYGDYPKLPDRSQHERDPWYQWDHPDLRRNWGEPLHWDFDMFIRNRVDTSPTPLSWNSMCKQLFGFIGFMLFMFYLGEKFPSYQPVAPKQYPYNNLYLEKGGDPEKQTEEVKNYEI